The nucleotide sequence TGAGTTGACCAGCCTTCTCTCTTCCCATCTTCCCATAGCGTGCTGCTATTCCCACAAAGCAAACCAACCTCCTGACCACAGCTCTGCCGGTGTCCTCACTCCCTCCGACAGCAACTCGCTCCTGTTACACAAAACCAATCCTCTGTCTTCTCGTCAGTCTGTCGTCTTCCAGGAGTCCAGAGATGGACAAACCCCCTGAAGCCGAGGAAAGCCAGAGTGGTACATCCCAGCGACCTGGGCTCACTGGTTGACGTGGGGCCTCAGGGCTTGGTAAAGTCCCTCGAAGGAGGGTCGGTTGGGGATGTCCCGACTCCAACAACGCATCATCAGCTCGAAGAGAGAAGGTGGGCAGAGTGGAGGGGCATACAGGAAAATCTGAGAGGGAAATACAAGAGAGTTAAAGGGACCACACAGTGAAGAAATGGGAAAAGTATTCAACAAGTGTATGAACTCAGTCAAGGTGATCTGAAAAACCAGTAGTATCGGGCATGTTCTAATGAAAACCGACAGACCTTTTAGAGGTGTAGAATTGCTGAAAGGTAGAATAAGAAGAGCCTAAATAAAGCATGGATGCAAGAATAATTTTGGACGAATAGCTTTCTATCAACTATCTTTGTGGGTGCTTTTGATTCATCTCACCTGTCTGCCCTGGTTCCTGAAGAACTCGCCAGTGTTCTCTATGACCTGTTCGTCAGACAGCAGGCTGTAGGGCTGCTCCTTACACAGAGTGAAGATCTCCCACAGGGTGACGCCAAACGCCCACACGTCACTGGCTGTGGTGAACTTACCCTGGAGGTGAAATGAAAAAGCAGTAGAAGTcaaattattacatttcatgAAAGAGTTTTTTAAGTTTAAGACTCTAGAGGCTGTCCTCTAGGTCCACAAGGTGTTTGTCAACCCTAATGAGCCCTTATCAAAAGACAAACCTGAAACCTTTGGAGAGCAGATGGACTACAAGTCCTCCATTTGACCTGATTCCAAAAGACTGGATCACACTGGGTCTTTGGAGTCTGGAGTCTTGATGGACCAAACTTCAAAATCAGAGGTTCAATACTTTATGGTTTTCTGGCacaaacatatttctttcataCTACTTTTTAGTGTATGGCTCTACATTTGTGGACGTAGAAGTAAGATAGTTTCAGCTTGAGACCTGGTTTGGGTCGGGAAAACACTCGGTTTCAAGcttttggttttactttaaGCCCATCATTATGAAGAGGTAGAGAGGTCAGGAAACAGCTTATTAATACGAGGTGTAAattgtcttatttttttctttctttactccTATCATATATTATCTTTTCCCTCAGTCCCTCACCAGCAGGATGCTCTCCCAGGCCATCCACCGTATGGGCAGCACCGCCCGGCCCTGGATGCGGTAGTAGTCGCTGCTGTACAGGTTCCGGCTCATCCCGAAGTCAGCGATCTTGATGGTGAGGCGGCGGTCCAGCAGGCAGTTCCTGGTGGCCAGGTCTCGGTGCACGAAGTTCAGAGACGCCAGGTACTTCATCCCTGACGAGATCTGCACCGACATGTGGAGGAGGTCGGACAgactggagggagggagagggagagaaacaatTGTAGCATATGTGGTAGGAATCTATGTCTCCCCCTGCTGTTTGCATTAAAAACTACAAGAAGCAAATGCTTTGAAAAGTTCAGATAACACGAAGTGTGACTGATAGCATGTTGTTAGCATGTGTAAGCAGTCTAAACTGTGTATATGGTGTATTAACCTGACTGAAGGGATGTTGTTGGCATGTGTCAGCGTGCTCTCGATCTCCCGCTGCGACAGAAACATGTTGAGGTCTCCGTTCTCCATGTACTCGGTCACCATGCACAGCGGGTCAGacgacacgcacacacacagcagccgGATGATGTTGGGGTCATTCAGGCGAGACATGATCTTTATTTCCTTCAGGAAGTCGTTCctgatggatggacagatggaagAAGACAAgatgagacattttcaggtttagCCTTGATctcagacataaaaaaaatctgaattataCTTCAAACCAAGAATCTAGTTCTAGTGTTGTGAATGAATGTAGTGTCCTGATTCTCAGGTTGGAAACCATGGGTGTAGGCAAGGCTTCATGTGTAAAACTGGTACAACAATGACCGAACAGCTCCTCCttgtggagcagcagcagcctgctaTATGTCAAACAGAACCTAGCACGTAGTCCTCGCCTGGATCCAGTTCACATGAATCACAAACATGAATAAGAATTCACCGGAACTGGAGCTGCACACAAATACCTGGCTTGGCTGGTGGCGTCGGCCCTCAGCTGTTTAACAGCCACCAGCACAGAGTGGCCGTCTCTGTCAGGGAGGGGCGACCCCTCCCCAAGGAATTCTGGGAGTCCTTCAGCCTCACACAGGTGGACCTGCAGGAGGAAATCCTGATCAGACTCTGGAGGACTCCAGCATCAAGATAAATCACATCCatccttctgtttgttttcagaaacCTGTCAACCCCGCTCACCTCTCCGAACTGCCCCTCCCCCAGCTTCTCCCTGAAGATCAGCTGTTGCCGTGGGAACTCGGCAGCGGAGATGTCCTTCCTGGTGAGGGAGTCCACGGTGAGGGCGGGGACAGCGTACATGTTGCTGCCGGTGACGCCCTGCAGCCGCACGATGTCCGTCTCGGCGTAGTGCGGCGCGTTGCTGTGGAAACACTGGTGCGGCGTGCACTGGGTGACGTCGGGCTCGGCGTACCCTCCTCCACACgctgatggagagagatgggagTTAGATGATTCAATCATAACATAATAAGTTAGATGGAAATGTAATAACCTCATCAAAAACAGCTGCTTTCTGCTGTGCATGACTCAAAGTAACATGGAACCAAGCTTATGTGTGAAGCTAACACATTATTAGGTACCAAGGAAGTTGGCTGAAATACATCTGCATGTAGAACTGCAGCCACAGACCAATtccagagagaaaagcagaacGCAGCAGCATGAAAACTCATCCTCCTCTTGTCTGCTGTGTCTGAGAGATGTTTAAATGTCTGAGGTCACACCTTTCAGCTCTTACCACGCAGCCAGCCCGAGGTCATGTGACAGGAAGTCAGCAGGAGCAGGTCATAGAGAGGGTTACCAAGGAGGAGAgctggaggatgaagaggaggtaacgaagagagagagagagaaacagggaggtAAAGGAGAGAAACACTGCAGAATGAATGAGCATGCAGATTCAGCAGTTTTACAGCATcatcagaaaatataaaagaagagagagagaaaaaagaggtgTCAGTTTGTTCGACATGTTCTGGAGGAAATAAAGGAAACGAACTCAGGAGGTGTTAACGAGTGACAGAGGGCTGGAGTTTTTCCTGTTGCTGATGTGTGGGGTTTCTGACTGAGCCAGTAGGGGGCAGACTGCAGCAGTCTGTTTCACCAGAGGCCTCTGCTCTTTGACAGcttcagaaaaaagaaaaaaaaaaacagtaccaGAGCAGACGGTCGAGTCCAAGCATGTCGACACGGATGCATCTGGAACATTTTTAAGGCATCACTGATTCAGAATAACTTCCACACGAGTTTATGTTTCCATAGATGAGGAAGCTCACAGTGAACAAACACTAAGCTTCCACAGATGgtcaataaaacatgaacataatGACATGCCTGAGTGAGCAAGTGGGGAGTTTTTGAAGGGGGAATTCTTGTCTTTGTCAACCCAGGTTTTatcctttgacatttttgtctgtcGTGACGATGGAAGTTTAAAGGAAGGCGTGTTCGTTCACCTGAGGCCTCGGCGCTCTGCGACAGCTCCGGCAGCTTGTTTCTCAGCACCGCTGGGTTCTGGTACTGTGGGTCCAACAGGAAAACTCTCTCATAGTGAGGGTCAGCGTTGGCCGGgcctgaggaaaaacacaacacatgaaTGAATCACACGAACGAGAACCAGACATTCCTGATGATCGGATGTCCAGGCACTGTGATCAATACATTTCTACTGAAGCTGTTACAGCAAagcagctggtgtgtgtgtccctgttaCAGTGCAGTGTACTGTGTGTCACTGACCTTTCACTGTCTAATGTTTCCTACATTTGGCTCCAGCTCCGGGCCTGGATGTTGGAGCTGATGCCGGGTGGTGACCTTTTAATGACTGATCTGTTGTCTCACGTCTCCAAGAGTCAAATATAGTTTTCACTGAGCTGCACTGAAAACTAATGATGTACTAAAACATTatgctgctttctgctgttACTGCAGATAAAATACGAGAGTATTTCCACTGAAACAATCAGTGGGAAAAGTATTTAAATTGGTGAGATCTCAGAAAGGGTTGATAGAAAGATAAGGAGAGTCAGTGACTCCAATGACTGAATGTCTGTAGGGAGACACAGCACAGAATGAAGTCCACCCTCCAGATTTCTGTATAAATAATCTCTACTCTGCTGTTTTTACTATTAGAATAGGTCCAGTATCTGTTGACTACCTGTAGAGGCGTGTCCAGAGCGGGGGGGCACAGGTGGGGTCTGTAGGATGATGGTATCGCTGCAGGACGACAGTCGAACCGTCACCTCCTCGTCAAGGATCCGACGTggagcctggaggaggagaaagaacgAATGAAACTTCTTTTAGTCCTTAAAAACCAGGACATGAGTGTAAATGAAGAACCTGAGTGTGACCTGTGGTCCTCTCAGAGTCTCGCTGCTAAATTCACTTCAGGATTTTAGACTTGTCCCTGCATTTTTCAACCATTCAAGACTTTTGTTCTCTGGTCTATAATAAACACTACACCCCCGCAAAGCCATAGACTCTAATCTTATTTcctaaaaaggaaaataatcgTCCAAACCCAACTCTGTCTTCAGTTTGTGATCAGGCCCAACCAGTTTATACTGAACAGCTGCTTCAAACAGATTCAGAATCAACAGGTGGTTTGTTTAGAAAATGTTTGGATGAGTGTATTTCAACATTTACAATACACCCGTCCAAAGAATAATTACATGGGGGGAAAATTCAATAATCCAAAATAAATGACTGGAATAACCAGCTCATGGTTTTAtccaccaaccagtcaagtCACAGGAAGTATGGCCACAACAAACTTTCTGTTCCTGAGTTTTTGTAGAACATTTTTGatgaagctgacctttgaccctttggatagaaaatgtcatcacGTCACcattttttcctgttgtgtcataattagtgtgtgaattccTGAGTTagaagtcacagtgaccttgacctttgagctttgaccaccaaattctaatcaagACAGACCTGAAAACAGGGGGCCATCAGTTTTATCCAACgctccatttcctttttttgcccTGTtcctgaacacaacactgaaactgCCAAAAACCGAAGAGAACAGAAACTTCAGTTCACAGGAACTCTGTGTTCCTCTAAACGACGTCAGCGTCGTCATCGTTCTGTAGctcagaaccagaaccagaaccctGACTGAGAACCTGAGGAGAACCCTCTTTCTCCTCACCTTCTCCAGCACCTTGCAGACGTACTGACAccagaggatgaggaagatgatgatgacCAGCAGCAGGATGATGGTCACcaggcagccaatcagaatgGGCGTGTTCCCGTCGTCGGGCGGATCACTGGCTGATGGATTAACTGTGGTGGAGAAGACGACAGACGTTAAGACTGAACGATGAGGAaactgtttcctgcagattATTGCAGATATTAAACCAGAGAGTATGGTGCAGAGGTAATATGTGAGAGGATGTTTTTTGGCGTCAATTCCAcatttacaccattttcacttgtgttttttatcCAGTTATTCTTCAAATCGGACAGATTCaaggtgatggtgatgattaGAACAAGGAACTGCTGAtacatttcccatcagccccttGGCTTCACATCCTCCTCTTTAACTCAGTCTCAGTTTTAAACAGGTGAATGTTATTTTGACTGATGTTGAGATGATACACAGTGTAGTTAAGATGCTGTCACTGAGgtaaggtcaaaggtcagacctGTCTTTGGTGTGGTTGTCATGGTGCTCTCCCCACTGGCTGTAGGAGAAGGCTCCACCGGGGTCATCTGGGTCGGGAGTATGGTGTCCTCTGAGGGACAAATAAGaagttatttcatttttctgttttggcagaaatgtaaatgatgtgtgtgtgtgtgtgtgtgtgtgtgtgttacctgacTGAAAGGAGATCTCGCTGAACATCATCCACACGTCAGCGAAGTAAAACCGGCAGCGGAGGGACTTGGCGGCGCGGCGGTTCAGCGGTACGGTGACGTAGCGGGCGCTCGGGTTCCTGTCGTCCAGCACCGTCTTGAACACCACAGACTCCGCCTCCCAGCCGGCGATGAGGCGGGGCTTAAACCAACAGGTGACGGAGGAGAAGATCTTCACGCCGCGGGCGAACATGTTGTTACTGTGAACCTGGACGGACAGAGGAGCGATTCAGTTAGAAAGATGAAGTTAAACTTGAGGATGAATTAGAATTTAAAGTGAGAAGAAAACCTTCATGGAGGTGAAGTTCCTCTGCCTGTCGAACACAAACTCCATCTCCACGTATCCCTGAGTTCCCAGCGAGTCGTTCCTCCAGCCCAGGTAGTCGTAGCCCGGCCACACGTGGTACTGACGCGTCAGCAGGAAGTCGTCCAGGCCGATCACCCCGTCCGTCAGCTGACCCAGGCCGCCGAACAGCCTCCTGCTGGACCAGTCACAAACAGCTGGTcaggaaaacaggaagcacTGAActgtcacaggtgtgtgtgagtgtgtgtgtgtgtgtgtgagacttgCCTCCTCTCATGGACTCCGTCATAGGTGGAGTCGTTGAGGCTGGCGATGGGGTAACCAGGCGGCATCATGAGCTGACCCTCCGGAGCGCTGTAGGTGATCAGACCGTCTGCAGAGAGGGGGGGCACGTTAAAGGGGTTCAGGTCACAGTCATTCAGGTCTCACTGAGAGGACAAGGACTCGTTCACTGATCAGAAttattaccaaaataaaagcccagACATGACACCAGCAGCTGAGGGTTTTTAactgtaaagctgtttgtgtttatcctCAGAGGTCAATGACTTTTCAGACTGAGGAGGAGTAAACATTTCTGAGAAGCAATAAAAGTCTGAATCTACTGAGTCAGCATCCTCTAATGtcgagaacacacacacacacacacacactgtgactgtgtgtgtcttaccGTCCCACGGACAGCCGTACAGCTCCACTCTCATGCAGACGGTGGTGGACAGCTTGGTGACCGGGATCAGACGGACGTAGCGGGTGATGACCGGCGGGTGAAGGTCGTTGATGACGGAGGCGTAGGCGTTCTTGTTGCCCTCCATCACCTGGTGACAGACGTCAGGGACATGATCAGAGTGTCGCTGTCAGTGTGGAACCAACAGTGGAGCATAAAGACAGTGTTTCTGGGCTGCAGCCTCAGGGCAGCGGGTGTTTGTCCTGCTGCAGGTCTGTCTGCTCACCTGAGGGCGGGGCTGAGTGTTGTACCTGCAgagctgtgactgtgtgtttgtgctttacAGCAGAagataatgttttatttctctgattcACTGCTCTGTTCTCAGTCTCCATATTCTaatatgtataatataatatatatcatAACCTTTAACATCTGATTCCACTGTGTAAACATCAACCTCTTCAGCACATACGTCTGTCTGACAGTCTGCTAtggagagcacagagaaaactcTTTGTTCGTGTCGTTAATATCAGAGCACTGCTGTCTAATTACTGCCATTCATTCAGATCAGATTAggagctttgtttttgttccagaCTCTGTTTTCAGTGACAATAACACACAAGACAATCAGATCTGTGagccacagagcagctgattcatTCTTCATCACTGTCTAAGTCTGATTGGTCGAGAAGATTTCACTCACTGATAAATCTTCTCTAAATTTAAACTGTGAAGTAAGAAACTGATGTGAgagctgtgttgttttctctcaggCTGTAAATCCAGACAGAAGTCTGTGGTGGTTCTGGGAAGTTCCCAGTTTGAATGAGGGAGGAAACGGCCTCAGATAAAGACTTGACCCCGTGTTTAAATGTGTCCTAATGGTGTTGCCGTAGCAGCCAACAGGAAGCTGGTGTGTAAATGTCATTTCCTCTGATATGAGTGTGAATGACCAGAAGCAGCTCAGAGTGAAAAAGcatcattttctcttcctgtccttCCATTCTTCTCTCCATCGCTCTGTTCTATCACTCCGTCacatgtttcctctgcagagttTCTTCCATtctctccaccccccacccccccccccctcagcCGGGTCGGACCCGGTGCTGTGTCTGGGTCGCTCACCGTGTTTCCCAGCCGGTTCCTCCAGGACTTCCACAGCAGGCCGTCCCTGCTGTAGTTG is from Lates calcarifer isolate ASB-BC8 linkage group LG13, TLL_Latcal_v3, whole genome shotgun sequence and encodes:
- the ddr2l gene encoding discoidin domain-containing receptor 2 isoform X1, giving the protein MHLFLLLILQATAAFGQIDPAHCRYALGMEDGRIKDDDITASSQWYETTGPQYARLNREEGDGAWCPEGQLEPSDSQYLQVDLGRLTFLTVVGTQGRYARNSGNEFARAYRLNYSRDGLLWKSWRNRLGNTVMEGNKNAYASVINDLHPPVITRYVRLIPVTKLSTTVCMRVELYGCPWDDGLITYSAPEGQLMMPPGYPIASLNDSTYDGVHERRRLFGGLGQLTDGVIGLDDFLLTRQYHVWPGYDYLGWRNDSLGTQGYVEMEFVFDRQRNFTSMKVHSNNMFARGVKIFSSVTCWFKPRLIAGWEAESVVFKTVLDDRNPSARYVTVPLNRRAAKSLRCRFYFADVWMMFSEISFQSEDTILPTQMTPVEPSPTASGESTMTTTPKTVNPSASDPPDDGNTPILIGCLVTIILLLVIIIFLILWCQYVCKVLEKAPRRILDEEVTVRLSSCSDTIILQTPPVPPRSGHASTGPANADPHYERVFLLDPQYQNPAVLRNKLPELSQSAEASALLLGNPLYDLLLLTSCHMTSGWLRACGGGYAEPDVTQCTPHQCFHSNAPHYAETDIVRLQGVTGSNMYAVPALTVDSLTRKDISAAEFPRQQLIFREKLGEGQFGEVHLCEAEGLPEFLGEGSPLPDRDGHSVLVAVKQLRADATSQARNDFLKEIKIMSRLNDPNIIRLLCVCVSSDPLCMVTEYMENGDLNMFLSQREIESTLTHANNIPSVSLSDLLHMSVQISSGMKYLASLNFVHRDLATRNCLLDRRLTIKIADFGMSRNLYSSDYYRIQGRAVLPIRWMAWESILLGKFTTASDVWAFGVTLWEIFTLCKEQPYSLLSDEQVIENTGEFFRNQGRQIFLYAPPLCPPSLFELMMRCWSRDIPNRPSFEGLYQALRPHVNQ
- the ddr2l gene encoding discoidin domain-containing receptor 2 isoform X2 — translated: MHLFLLLILQATAAFGQIDPAHCRYALGMEDGRIKDDDITASSQWYETTGPQYARLNREEGDGAWCPEGQLEPSDSQYLQVDLGRLTFLTVVGTQGRYARNSGNEFARAYRLNYSRDGLLWKSWRNRLGNTVMEGNKNAYASVINDLHPPVITRYVRLIPVTKLSTTVCMRVELYGCPWDDGLITYSAPEGQLMMPPGYPIASLNDSTYDGVHERRRLFGGLGQLTDGVIGLDDFLLTRQYHVWPGYDYLGWRNDSLGTQGYVEMEFVFDRQRNFTSMKVHSNNMFARGVKIFSSVTCWFKPRLIAGWEAESVVFKTVLDDRNPSARYVTVPLNRRAAKSLRCRFYFADVWMMFSEISFQSEDTILPTQMTPVEPSPTASGESTMTTTPKTVNPSASDPPDDGNTPILIGCLVTIILLLVIIIFLILWCQYVCKVLEKAPRRILDEEVTVRLSSCSDTIILQTPPVPPRSGHASTGPANADPHYERVFLLDPQYQNPAVLRNKLPELSQSAEASACGGGYAEPDVTQCTPHQCFHSNAPHYAETDIVRLQGVTGSNMYAVPALTVDSLTRKDISAAEFPRQQLIFREKLGEGQFGEVHLCEAEGLPEFLGEGSPLPDRDGHSVLVAVKQLRADATSQARNDFLKEIKIMSRLNDPNIIRLLCVCVSSDPLCMVTEYMENGDLNMFLSQREIESTLTHANNIPSVSLSDLLHMSVQISSGMKYLASLNFVHRDLATRNCLLDRRLTIKIADFGMSRNLYSSDYYRIQGRAVLPIRWMAWESILLGKFTTASDVWAFGVTLWEIFTLCKEQPYSLLSDEQVIENTGEFFRNQGRQIFLYAPPLCPPSLFELMMRCWSRDIPNRPSFEGLYQALRPHVNQ